One genomic region from Halomicrobium zhouii encodes:
- a CDS encoding DHH family phosphoesterase, translated as MRLATALADYLTDKSFVAVICHREPDPDCLASAVAFGTIAHWCGAETVEYFDGTRISRPQNLALIAHLDVNLRPVSELTPAEPDVLALVDHAVPGVHDGLTRDTQVDVILDHHEHDRPVTADFVDVRPEYGATATLFVEYLRELGVPVSARLASALLFALHRERLDQVRHPTRHDYLAAAAMLPLSDPATIDHLYRAGMKPTTIDAIATAIRNRRTVGSCLVSWVGPIPDREALPQTAEYLLNLQSVDTVLALGVVDDEVHLSARTVDQRVNLATVLPSVIGTAGSGGGHRDMAGGVIPAARLDTSARDGGDAAPPAVDDLGSRFCTTVERAKSAGVVAEPGPPVQVVDTAVEARSDGSNALPDAVSAGVSDDAVSPRGTPSDVHQ; from the coding sequence CGCGGACTATCTCACCGACAAGAGCTTCGTCGCGGTGATCTGTCACAGGGAACCGGATCCTGACTGCCTCGCGAGCGCGGTGGCGTTCGGGACTATCGCCCACTGGTGTGGCGCCGAAACGGTCGAGTACTTCGACGGCACACGGATATCTCGGCCACAGAACCTGGCGCTCATCGCCCATCTCGACGTGAACCTCCGCCCGGTTTCGGAGCTGACTCCCGCCGAACCGGACGTGCTCGCGCTCGTCGACCACGCCGTCCCGGGCGTTCACGACGGACTTACCCGGGATACGCAGGTCGACGTCATCCTCGATCACCACGAACACGACCGACCCGTGACGGCCGACTTCGTCGACGTCCGCCCGGAGTACGGTGCCACGGCAACCTTGTTCGTCGAGTACCTCCGAGAACTCGGCGTCCCGGTCTCGGCGCGACTGGCGTCGGCGCTCCTGTTCGCTCTCCATCGCGAACGGCTGGATCAGGTCCGTCACCCGACGCGACACGACTACCTCGCCGCCGCCGCGATGCTCCCGCTCAGCGACCCCGCCACGATCGACCACCTCTATCGCGCGGGCATGAAACCGACGACCATCGACGCGATCGCGACGGCGATCCGGAACCGCCGCACCGTCGGCTCGTGTCTGGTCTCGTGGGTCGGGCCGATACCGGACCGCGAGGCGCTCCCCCAGACGGCGGAGTACCTGTTGAACCTGCAGTCGGTCGACACGGTGCTCGCTCTCGGCGTGGTCGACGACGAGGTCCACCTCAGTGCACGCACCGTCGATCAGCGCGTCAACCTGGCGACCGTCTTGCCGAGCGTCATCGGCACCGCGGGAAGCGGGGGTGGTCACCGAGACATGGCCGGCGGCGTTATCCCCGCTGCCCGGCTCGACACGTCCGCGCGGGACGGCGGGGACGCCGCCCCGCCGGCCGTCGACGACCTCGGGTCGCGGTTCTGTACGACTGTCGAGCGAGCGAAATCTGCCGGCGTCGTGGCGGAGCCGGGGCCCCCGGTTCAGGTCGTTGATACGGCCGTCGAGGCTCGTAGCGACGGATCGAACGCGCTCCCGGACGCGGTGTCGGCCGGCGTCTCGGACGACGCGGTCTCC